Proteins from a genomic interval of Syngnathus typhle isolate RoL2023-S1 ecotype Sweden linkage group LG15, RoL_Styp_1.0, whole genome shotgun sequence:
- the LOC133167662 gene encoding A disintegrin and metalloproteinase with thrombospondin motifs 15-like, whose protein sequence is MLSLSFWSLHSKLNANIVMFVRTTCLLHVVVSLSRLVRCMESELCFPFILDTQQQYNDNDVDALHGKCVLRIQAFHQELVVDLRQDSNFIGPYVSSQDAPWLSGTDVTIELSRCFYSGYVNADRFSYAALSLCKGVQGAFGYQGWEYFISPVRNATASASGAHVIRRRNSGNLKPNSTSRCAVNSDISHHVAQMLGKYKTVEDNNNVTETIMRGTGRSKRFASVPRYVETLVVADQTMAEFHGNDLKHYLLTLMSVAARLYKHPSILNSINIVVVKILVISDVDKGPKVSGNAALTLRNFCTWQKKMNKNSDKHAEYWDTAILFTRQDLCGASTCDTLGMADVGTMCDPKRSCSVIEDDGLPSAFTTAHELGHVFNMPHDNVKACEDVFGKLQDNHMMSPTLIQINRTSPWSPCSAAIITEFLDSGHGECLLDQPQKPLGLPNELPGASYLLERQCELAFGEGSKPCPFMQPPCVRLWCTGKSNGQLVCMTRHFPWADGTHCGEGKVCDRGICSPIEEQTLKVDGRWGKWGTFGSCSRTCGGGVQLAKRECNNPLPSNGGKYCQGVRVKYRSCSLNHCPATGKTYREEQCESRGRGFSSNHIAPSVVWVPKYSGVSVEDRCKLICRANGTGYFYAMAQKVVDGTPCSPDSTGVCVQGKCIKAGCDGKIGSTKKFNKCGICGGDNKNCKKVSGLFTKPMHGYNFVVMLPVGATNIDIRQRGYQGMLGDDNYLAVKNSEGHYLLNGDYVVSAGERDIIVKGTLLRYSGTTGLSETLQSVNTLRETLTVQVLCAGNLTPPRIRYSFYIARQSNKEDKTQKKEERVKSHNSVLADDSVKETLKKAYSKEEPLLVKWTSANWDECSVSCGNGFQRRMVQCLRTDGKPGMNCDPSKRPSATRACGDPCPGWYAGQWSSCSATCGKGFKRRPLHCKAQTGHLLPRDHCSSLRKPQELDFCKLKPC, encoded by the exons CGGCAAGATTCCAACTTCATTGGCCCATATGTGTCCAGTCAAGACGCACCGTGGCTCTCCGGTACGGACGTCACCATTGAGCTGAGTCGCTGTTTTTACTCCGGTTATGTGAACGCTGACCGGTTTTCGTATGCAGCCTTAAGCCTGTGTAAGGGCGTGCAAGGTGCATTTGGCTACCAAGGCTGGGAGTATTTTATCAGCCCGGTGCGTAACGCCACCGCGAGCGCAAGCGGTGCGCACGTCATCCGGCGCAGAAACAGCGGCAACCTGAAGCCGAATTCCACTTCCAGGTGCGCAGTCAACAGTGACATAAGCCATCACGTCGCCCAGATGTTGGGGAAATACAAGACCGTCGAAGATAACAACAATGTCACTGAAACCATCATGAGGGGCACGGGGAGAAGCAAACGCTTTGCGTCGGTTCCCAGGTACGTGGAGACGCTGGTGGTGGCGGACCAGACCATGGCTGAGTTCCACGGAAACGACCTCAAACATTACCTCTTGACACTCATGTCAGTGGCGGCCAGGCTCTACAAGCATCCGAGTATCCTCAACTCCATCAACATAGTCGTCGTGAAGATTTTGGTTATATCCGATGTGGACAAAGGACCCAAAGTGTCCGGGAACGCAGCTCTGACGCTCCGGAATTTTTGCACCTggcaaaaaaagatgaataagaACAGTGACAAGCATGCAGAATATTGGGACACAGCGATCCTCTTCACAAGACAG GACTTGTGTGGGGCTTCCACATGCGACACCCTTGGAATGGCCGATGTCGGCACCATGTGCGACCCAAAGAGGAGCTGCTCAGTGATCGAAGATGACGGTTTGCCTTCTGCCTTCACTACAGCTCACGAGCTCG GACACGTCTTCAACATGCCGCATGACAACGTGAAGGCCTGTGAGGACGTGTTTGGCAAGCTGCAGGACAACCACATGATGTCTCCCACACTAATTCAGATCAATCGCACCAGCCCGTGGTCGCCCTGCAGCGCTGCCATCATCACAGAATTTCTGGACAGTGGACACG GGGAGTGTTTGTTGGACCAGCCCCAGAAACCATTAGGCCTCCCCAACGAGCTTCCCGGAGCATCGTACCTCCTGGAGCGTCAGTGCGAGCTTGCCTTTGGCGAAGGTTCCAAGCCCTGTCCCTTCATGCAGCCGCCGTGTGTCCGCCTGTGGTGCACAGGCAAGTCCAATGGCCAGTTGGTGTGCATGACTCGCCACTTCCCCTGGGCGGACGGCACCCACTGCGGAGAGGGCAAAGTTTGTGACCGAGGCATCTGCTCTCCCATAGAAGAGCAAACTTTAAAG GTGGATGGTCGATGGGGCAAGTGGGGTACGTTTGGTTCCTGCTCACGCACGTGCGGAGGTGGCGTCCAACTGGCCAAAAGAGAGTGCAACAACCCCCTTCCCTCAAATGGGGGCAAGTACTGCCAAGGGGTTCGGGTCAAGTACCGCTCCTGCAGCCTGAACCACTGCCCCGCTACAG GCAAGACTTACCGCGAAGAGCAGTGTGAATCCAGAGGCCGCGGTTTCAGCAGCAACCATATTGCCCCTTCTGTGGTGTGGGTGCCCAAGTATTCTGGAGTGAGTGTCGAAGACAGGTGTAAACTCATCTGCAGGGCCAATGGAACCGGCTACTTCTATGCTATGGCACAGAAG GTTGTGGATGGAACCCCGTGTTCCCCAGACTCTACGGGTGTGTGCGTTCAAGGAAAATGCATTAAGGCTGGGTGTGATGGAAAAATTGGATCAACCAAGAAGTTTAACAAATGTGGAATCTGCGGCGGTGACAATAAGAACTGCAAGAAGGTCTCAGGACTCTTCACCAAGCCTAT GCATGGCTACAACTTTGTGGTGATGTTGCCAGTGGGCGCAACCAACATCGACATCCGCCAACGCGGCTACCAAGGAATGTTGGGTGACGACAACTACTTGGCGGTGAAGAACAGTGAGGGTCATTATCTTCTGAATGGCGACTACGTGGTGTCAGCCGGCGAGAGGGACATCATCGTTAAGGGCACTCTGCTGCGCTACAGCGGCACCACTGGGCTCTCAGAGACCCTCCAGTCTGTAAATACCCTGAGGGAGACACTCACTGTGCAAGTGTTGTGCGCGGGCAATTTAACGCCCCCTCGCATACGCTACTCCTTCTACATAGCCCGGCAGAGCAACAAAGAGGACAAGACGCAGAAGAAGGAGGAGCGAGTGAAATCCCACAACAGCGTTCTGGCTGATGACAGCGTGAAGGAGACTCTAAAGAAAGCTTACAGCAAAGAGGAGCCCCTCCTGGTGAAATGGACATCGGCAAACTGGGACGAGTGCTCGGTGAGCTGCGGCAACGGTTTCCAAAGGCGGATGGTGCAATGCTTGAGGACGGACGGCAAGCCGGGAATGAACTGTGATCCTTCCAAAAGACCCTCGGCCACCAGAGCTTGCGGAGACCCGTGTCCAGGGTGGTACGCCGGCCAGTGGTCCTCGTGCTCCGCAACTTGCGGGAAAGGCTTTAAGAGACGACCACTGCACTGCAAAGCCCAAACGGGACACTTGCTTCCTAGGGACCACTGCAGTAGCTTACGCAAACCTCAGGAGCTGGACTTCTGTAAACTCAAGCCTTGCTAG